A stretch of Vallitalea longa DNA encodes these proteins:
- a CDS encoding DUF5104 domain-containing protein, with translation MKNLFIVLSFLIVCLLTSCSNVKEFIDDEGEKIGHTVYETARSSRLTKLMNEESEKIEQMSNEIIRCFTEPDKEALKALFCEQISSQTNFENEIDEAFEFLKCDVYTKSELDTSASGERSWDSGKCTKWSLYPDIPYIAVLCDSDGDSDMERRYYSINYDWGIVNDEDKSLEGIQYMKIELLNVDSMEIGDYELD, from the coding sequence ATGAAAAATTTATTTATAGTATTATCATTTTTAATCGTTTGCTTGTTGACATCTTGTTCAAATGTTAAAGAATTTATCGACGATGAAGGAGAAAAGATTGGACATACGGTATATGAAACTGCAAGAAGTTCACGCCTTACGAAATTGATGAATGAAGAAAGTGAAAAGATAGAACAAATGTCAAACGAAATTATTAGATGTTTTACAGAACCAGATAAAGAAGCATTGAAAGCATTATTTTGTGAACAGATAAGTAGTCAGACTAATTTTGAGAATGAGATTGATGAAGCTTTTGAGTTTTTAAAATGTGATGTTTATACTAAATCTGAACTTGATACAAGTGCAAGTGGTGAAAGAAGTTGGGATTCTGGCAAATGTACAAAATGGTCTCTTTACCCAGATATTCCGTACATTGCTGTCTTGTGTGATTCAGATGGAGATTCAGATATGGAAAGACGTTATTATAGTATTAACTATGATTGGGGAATTGTAAATGATGAAGATAAATCTCTTGAAGGTATACAATATATGAAAATCGAACTTCTTAATGTTGATAGTATGGAAATAGGTGACTATGAATTAGATTAA